Proteins encoded in a region of the Pelagicoccus sp. SDUM812003 genome:
- a CDS encoding MFS transporter, translating to MRKRTLAEKPLLLLLAAVQFTHIMDFMILMPLGPQLVRELGIGPSKFSAIVAAYAVSSGVVGLLTAPFIDRFDRRTALLVVYAGFTVGTLVCGLAQDASALMMGRMISGGFGGVATALVLSIVGDVVPPQRRAAAVGLVMTAFSIASALGVPTGLYIAHAFAWEAPFLMLASLATVMWLVAFFGLPSVSGHLEADPKKRAASFLALLRDANAGKALLFYAALVFGHFVIIPLMAQYFVANMGLPESRVFLVYLIGGVLTVFTAPRIGKLADRFGRVRVLGFLVAVASVITLTISNGGPMPIWLILIIAASFFVFASGRFVPGQAIMTLAVSPTRRGAFMSLSGCARDIASGFASTAGGWIVSADATGRLIGYHWLGWLGVGVSLLAFAMSRTVREADQVMPAKVAVET from the coding sequence ATGCGAAAACGAACGCTTGCGGAAAAACCGCTTTTGCTGCTGCTGGCAGCCGTACAATTCACCCACATAATGGACTTCATGATCCTGATGCCATTGGGGCCGCAACTGGTGCGTGAGCTTGGCATCGGACCGAGCAAGTTCAGCGCGATCGTGGCGGCTTACGCGGTCAGTTCTGGGGTGGTGGGACTTTTGACTGCTCCGTTTATCGATCGCTTCGATCGGCGCACGGCTTTGTTGGTGGTGTACGCAGGCTTTACGGTCGGTACGCTTGTTTGCGGGTTGGCTCAAGATGCCAGCGCTTTGATGATGGGCCGCATGATTAGCGGCGGCTTTGGAGGGGTGGCGACTGCTCTGGTGCTTTCCATCGTTGGCGACGTGGTGCCACCGCAACGACGGGCCGCCGCGGTGGGACTGGTGATGACTGCGTTTTCAATCGCCTCTGCGTTGGGGGTGCCAACTGGGCTTTACATCGCTCATGCCTTCGCATGGGAAGCCCCCTTTTTGATGCTCGCGAGCTTGGCGACCGTCATGTGGCTGGTCGCGTTTTTCGGTTTGCCATCTGTGAGCGGTCATCTTGAAGCCGATCCGAAAAAGCGGGCCGCATCCTTCCTCGCTTTGCTGCGGGACGCCAATGCGGGCAAGGCCCTGCTTTTCTACGCGGCGCTCGTTTTCGGCCATTTCGTGATCATTCCGCTCATGGCTCAGTACTTCGTGGCAAACATGGGCCTGCCGGAAAGCAGAGTCTTTTTGGTTTATCTGATCGGGGGCGTTCTGACGGTTTTCACCGCGCCCCGCATTGGGAAGCTCGCTGATCGCTTCGGCCGGGTTCGCGTGCTTGGTTTCCTGGTGGCGGTGGCGAGCGTGATCACGCTGACTATCTCAAATGGCGGGCCGATGCCGATATGGCTCATTCTGATCATCGCGGCGAGCTTCTTCGTGTTCGCCAGCGGTCGTTTCGTGCCGGGCCAAGCGATCATGACGCTGGCGGTTTCACCGACGCGGCGTGGGGCCTTCATGAGCTTGAGCGGCTGCGCTCGGGACATCGCCTCCGGTTTCGCCTCGACGGCGGGCGGTTGGATCGTATCCGCCGATGCCACGGGACGCTTGATCGGCTACCACTGGCTCGGATGGTTGGGGGTCGGCGTCAGTTTGCTGGCCTTCGCCATGTCGCGCACCGTGCGCGAAGCCGATCAGGTCATGCCCGCGAAAGTGGCTGTGGAAACGTAA
- a CDS encoding fasciclin domain-containing protein — MAQAGDYKTKKDIVDVAASNEDFSTLVAAVKAAGLVDVLKGEGPFTVFAPTNEAFAALPEGTLESLLKPENKDKLTAILTYHVVPAKVMAKDVSSGMVETAQGSKLTISVKYGKVKVDGANVVATDVKASNGIIHVIDKVILPNEQDS; from the coding sequence ATGGCCCAGGCTGGGGATTACAAAACCAAGAAGGACATCGTGGATGTCGCAGCGTCCAACGAGGATTTTTCGACCCTAGTTGCCGCCGTGAAGGCTGCGGGCCTAGTGGATGTTCTAAAGGGGGAAGGACCTTTCACCGTCTTCGCGCCAACCAACGAAGCCTTCGCCGCATTGCCCGAGGGCACGCTGGAGTCTCTTCTCAAGCCGGAAAACAAGGACAAGCTCACAGCCATCCTGACCTACCACGTCGTACCCGCAAAGGTCATGGCTAAGGACGTTTCCTCCGGCATGGTTGAAACCGCCCAAGGCTCGAAGCTCACCATCTCCGTCAAGTACGGCAAGGTCAAGGTGGACGGAGCCAATGTCGTCGCCACTGACGTGAAAGCTAGCAACGGAATCATCCACGTCATCGACAAAGTCATACTCCCGAACGAGCAAGACAGCTAA
- a CDS encoding aldo/keto reductase: MELRRLGSSGMMVSPICLGTMTFGSPVEKDDAIRIVHGAMDSGINFIDTANVYEGYSRFMGSAGGVSEEILGAAIKDRREEVVLATKCGAPNGTGTHDMGLAPKTILRELDRSLQRLQTDYIDLYHVHWPDAQTPLETVLSAMETAYRQGKIRAFGVSNHFAWQLCELLWIADKRNWPKVVASQIPFSLLRRDYQNDLEFCEKHDIGVTPWQALQGGLLTGKYRRGHSAPAGSRMADSSWLAEPGEEIYDKIEATEELAKESGLSMTQYALAWALTQPAMTSLIVGAKSLGQVEEAVKGASATLSDEILQRQDALTPPPPNNAPVFNR; encoded by the coding sequence ATGGAGTTGAGACGATTGGGATCGAGTGGAATGATGGTGTCCCCCATCTGCCTAGGAACAATGACCTTCGGTTCGCCTGTGGAGAAAGACGATGCGATACGCATCGTGCATGGAGCCATGGATTCGGGTATCAATTTCATTGATACAGCGAATGTGTACGAGGGATACAGTCGTTTCATGGGTTCGGCGGGCGGCGTATCCGAGGAGATTCTGGGAGCGGCGATCAAGGATAGGCGCGAGGAGGTTGTGCTCGCCACGAAATGCGGAGCTCCCAACGGAACGGGCACTCATGACATGGGACTCGCCCCAAAAACCATCCTGCGCGAGCTCGACCGTAGCCTGCAGCGCCTGCAAACCGACTATATCGACCTCTACCACGTGCATTGGCCCGATGCCCAGACTCCACTGGAGACGGTGCTCTCGGCCATGGAGACCGCCTATCGCCAAGGCAAGATCCGAGCCTTTGGCGTGTCCAACCACTTCGCCTGGCAGCTTTGCGAACTGCTCTGGATAGCGGATAAGCGCAATTGGCCGAAGGTCGTTGCCTCGCAAATCCCGTTCAGTCTGCTGCGACGCGACTACCAGAACGATTTGGAGTTCTGCGAAAAACACGACATCGGAGTGACGCCTTGGCAGGCCCTGCAGGGCGGGCTGCTCACCGGCAAATACCGCCGCGGACACTCCGCCCCCGCCGGCTCTCGTATGGCGGATAGCAGCTGGCTAGCCGAACCTGGCGAAGAGATCTACGATAAGATCGAAGCCACGGAAGAACTAGCAAAGGAGTCCGGCCTGAGCATGACGCAGTATGCCCTTGCCTGGGCTTTGACCCAGCCCGCAATGACGTCGTTGATCGTCGGAGCGAAGAGCCTAGGTCAGGTTGAGGAAGCGGTGAAGGGAGCTTCGGCTACCCTGAGCGATGAAATCTTGCAACGACAGGACGCACTTACTCCGCCCCCGCCCAACAACGCGCCCGTTTTCAATCGATAA
- a CDS encoding spermine synthase yields the protein MKPNITLAETTTPNGARMTLVEHDGSFCIRVNGQQLMHSKVATSEIKLGSIACERHGTEDQQPKVLIGGLGLGFTLKSVLQSTGPRATVHVVELFPEIVEWNRTFMAGLNGDALADERVKVLTEDVSDVISRSAETPYDAIALDIDNNTTAMVKTENHNLYGKNGIRKIWNALAPGGRAAIWFAAPDATIERMLKKVGFKVQAMPAKVFGSSRREAYMIYVADKPLGAATDKAEKTKHPDAPPAPATRNPANSL from the coding sequence ATGAAGCCCAACATCACGCTCGCCGAAACCACCACCCCCAACGGGGCTCGCATGACGCTCGTCGAACACGACGGCAGCTTTTGCATTCGGGTAAACGGCCAGCAGCTCATGCACTCCAAGGTCGCCACCTCCGAGATCAAGCTGGGCAGCATCGCCTGCGAACGCCACGGAACCGAAGACCAGCAACCCAAGGTGCTGATCGGCGGACTCGGCCTCGGCTTTACCTTGAAAAGCGTACTCCAGTCAACTGGTCCCCGAGCCACTGTGCACGTGGTCGAACTCTTCCCCGAAATCGTCGAATGGAACCGCACCTTTATGGCCGGTCTCAACGGCGACGCCCTCGCAGACGAACGCGTCAAGGTGCTAACTGAAGATGTCTCCGACGTCATCTCCCGATCTGCAGAAACGCCCTACGACGCCATCGCCCTCGACATCGACAACAACACCACCGCCATGGTGAAGACGGAAAACCACAATCTCTACGGGAAAAACGGAATTCGCAAAATCTGGAACGCTCTCGCCCCTGGCGGTCGTGCCGCCATCTGGTTTGCCGCTCCCGACGCGACTATCGAACGCATGCTCAAAAAAGTCGGCTTCAAGGTACAAGCCATGCCGGCCAAAGTCTTCGGCTCCTCCCGCCGCGAAGCCTACATGATCTACGTCGCCGACAAACCGCTCGGCGCCGCGACGGACAAAGCAGAGAAAACGAAACATCCAGACGCGCCACCGGCACCGGCAACCAGAAATCCTGCTAACAGCCTCTAG
- the arfB gene encoding alternative ribosome rescue aminoacyl-tRNA hydrolase ArfB, translating to MLWISERVGIPLSEIEFKATLAQGSGGQNVNKVATAIQLFFDISASSLPEPVKQRLLARSDHRITEAGVVVIKSQEARSQEANREAALERLRELVAGALVVPKKRRPTKPTRGAKKRRLKSKAIRSKTKGLRGRPGLND from the coding sequence ATGCTATGGATATCGGAGAGGGTGGGAATTCCGCTCAGTGAAATTGAGTTCAAGGCAACGCTGGCGCAGGGCTCAGGCGGACAGAATGTCAACAAGGTTGCGACCGCGATTCAGCTCTTCTTCGACATTTCCGCTTCGTCGCTGCCAGAGCCAGTGAAGCAGCGATTGCTGGCGCGTAGTGACCATCGCATTACAGAAGCCGGCGTGGTCGTGATTAAATCGCAGGAGGCCCGCTCGCAGGAAGCGAATCGCGAGGCGGCGCTGGAGCGGCTGAGGGAGCTGGTGGCTGGCGCCTTGGTCGTGCCGAAAAAGCGGAGGCCCACCAAGCCTACGCGGGGCGCGAAGAAACGGCGACTCAAAAGCAAGGCCATCCGCTCGAAGACTAAGGGGCTTCGGGGTCGACCCGGTTTGAACGACTAG
- a CDS encoding DUF2254 domain-containing protein, producing the protein MKTYLRNLFETVSQSLWLMPAVSIALAMGTAYGMLYWEDLGLGDWEDLPLINRSSRETSLAIVGAIVGSLITVAGVTFSITIVSLTLASSQFGPRLLRNFLRSGSSQVTLGALIGSFIYGILIMPAMDENWEAGKAHPSVTLMILLACVCVCLIVHYIHHVATSIQADSLVASVYRELERKIDTLQEREEEDEDSRPPNWTGPCSAICARRSGYLTAIDQEGLASVAKEQDARILILKRAGHFAAKGEVIAKVYGAETNSSYSKSISEAIFLGDKRTPEQNLEFLIDQLVELALRAISPGINDPNTAIVCIDYLSAALLQVTGKSLPKSKIEDESGELRVYCPRSTFEGLVDDTFNQLRQSGVAYPEILIRIANSLERLGAGLKPSDERKKNLRKQLDQIVEREKSTANPRTAGDREDIDTAIASCRKVLEDSAS; encoded by the coding sequence ATGAAAACGTACCTTCGCAACCTATTCGAAACTGTTAGCCAAAGTCTTTGGTTGATGCCTGCCGTGTCGATCGCCTTGGCCATGGGGACGGCTTACGGGATGCTCTACTGGGAAGATCTCGGGCTAGGTGATTGGGAGGACCTACCTCTTATCAATCGCAGCAGTCGCGAGACATCGCTCGCTATTGTGGGTGCGATCGTGGGTTCGCTGATAACCGTAGCGGGTGTTACCTTTTCCATTACTATTGTCTCGCTGACCTTGGCGTCATCGCAATTCGGTCCGCGGCTTTTGCGCAACTTCCTGCGAAGCGGTTCGTCGCAGGTTACGCTAGGAGCGCTGATTGGCTCATTCATCTACGGGATCTTGATCATGCCAGCGATGGATGAAAATTGGGAAGCGGGGAAGGCGCACCCTTCGGTTACTTTGATGATTCTTTTGGCGTGCGTGTGCGTGTGTTTGATAGTCCACTACATCCATCATGTGGCTACATCGATCCAAGCTGACTCCCTCGTGGCTTCTGTTTATCGAGAGTTGGAGCGCAAGATCGATACACTGCAGGAACGCGAGGAAGAAGATGAGGATTCCCGGCCCCCGAATTGGACCGGCCCATGTAGCGCCATATGCGCCCGTCGTTCCGGCTATCTGACAGCCATCGATCAAGAAGGTCTGGCGTCAGTTGCCAAGGAACAGGATGCCCGAATACTGATTTTAAAACGTGCTGGACATTTCGCGGCCAAGGGGGAGGTGATCGCAAAGGTCTATGGAGCGGAGACAAACTCGTCGTATTCTAAGTCCATCTCTGAAGCCATTTTCTTGGGAGACAAACGCACTCCTGAGCAAAATTTGGAATTTCTCATCGATCAATTGGTGGAGCTCGCGCTTCGAGCGATATCCCCCGGTATCAACGATCCCAATACGGCAATCGTTTGTATCGATTATCTCTCTGCCGCACTGCTTCAAGTGACAGGCAAGTCTTTGCCGAAGTCAAAGATTGAGGATGAGAGTGGAGAGCTGCGCGTGTATTGTCCTCGTTCGACCTTCGAAGGCTTGGTAGACGATACTTTCAATCAGCTTCGTCAATCAGGCGTTGCGTATCCAGAGATCTTGATACGCATTGCCAATTCTCTGGAAAGGTTGGGCGCCGGATTGAAGCCAAGCGACGAGCGAAAGAAGAATCTGCGAAAGCAACTTGATCAGATCGTCGAACGAGAGAAGTCTACTGCGAATCCCAGAACCGCAGGAGACAGAGAGGATATCGACACGGCGATTGCAAGCTGCCGAAAGGTCCTGGAAGACTCAGCGAGCTAG
- the lpxI gene encoding UDP-2,3-diacylglucosamine diphosphatase LpxI (LpxI, functionally equivalent to LpxH, replaces it in LPS biosynthesis in a minority of bacteria.): protein MSQFLPPDFDRTATVGLIAGRGVYPRLIAEKALAAGIDMRLIAFEGEAAQETIDVFPEDKRQIINVGRVGSWLKALRTFGCKYTIAAGQVKPGKLFRDLKPDFKATALLVKLKRKNAHTIFGAIANELAANGQTALDARCFLDDQMATPGLMTKAYEKVEDTYIQHGIEIATEMARLDIGQGVVVRKGTVLAVEAFEGTDPMLKRAGGFKADQLVFVKTVKRQQDYRFDVPVFGLRTLEIMAEHRIGTAVLKAGSVIMVEKEKILATAAKKKIQLIGF from the coding sequence ATGTCCCAATTTCTCCCTCCAGACTTCGATCGTACCGCCACCGTCGGCCTCATCGCCGGGCGCGGCGTCTATCCTCGTCTCATCGCGGAGAAAGCCCTCGCCGCAGGCATCGACATGCGCCTCATCGCCTTCGAGGGTGAAGCCGCCCAAGAGACCATCGACGTCTTTCCGGAAGACAAACGCCAAATCATCAATGTCGGCAGAGTGGGTTCATGGCTCAAAGCCCTCCGCACCTTCGGCTGCAAATACACAATCGCCGCTGGGCAGGTGAAGCCGGGCAAACTCTTCCGCGATCTCAAGCCCGACTTCAAGGCCACCGCTTTGCTGGTCAAACTCAAGCGCAAGAACGCCCACACTATCTTCGGAGCCATCGCCAACGAGCTCGCCGCCAACGGCCAGACCGCTCTTGACGCCCGTTGCTTCCTCGACGATCAGATGGCGACGCCCGGACTCATGACCAAAGCGTATGAGAAAGTCGAGGACACCTACATTCAACACGGCATCGAGATCGCCACCGAGATGGCTCGTCTAGATATCGGACAGGGCGTCGTCGTGCGCAAAGGCACCGTGCTAGCCGTAGAAGCCTTCGAAGGCACCGACCCCATGCTCAAGCGAGCTGGTGGTTTCAAAGCCGATCAGCTGGTCTTCGTCAAAACCGTCAAACGCCAGCAGGACTACCGCTTCGATGTACCCGTTTTCGGACTACGCACTTTAGAGATCATGGCCGAGCACCGCATCGGCACCGCAGTGCTCAAAGCCGGCTCCGTCATCATGGTGGAAAAGGAAAAGATCCTCGCCACCGCCGCCAAAAAGAAGATCCAGCTCATCGGCTTCTGA
- the leuS gene encoding leucine--tRNA ligase, translating into MATKSSDYNFSEIEPSWQKYWDERKTFAASDETDKEKYYVLDMFPYPSGAGLHVGHPEGYTGSDILARYQRAKGKNVLHPIGWDAFGLPTEQYAIQTGQPPQETSVKNIANFREQLQRIGFYYDYDREVNTTDPNYYRWTQWIFLQLFKRGLAYVDERPVWWCEALGTVLANEEVIDGKSERGSHPVVRKNLRQWVLKITAYAERLLEDLDTVDWPSSTKKMQTEWIGKSTGATARFGIVDSDKTLEIYTTRPDTLMGVTYMVVSPEHPLIDELTTTSNAEAVQTYKLAAANKSDLERTDLAKDKTGVFTGSYAIHPITGKQIPIWVADYVLISYGTGAIMAVPAHDTRDFEFAQQFNLPIVPVIKGGDDDELPYIGDGVLINSGEYDGLPWQEAKEKITESLAAKGQGEASTQYKLRDWLFSRQRYWGEPFPVAWVSKSDYDSAVASGVLEGWIPEQPVVFETESSTLYALPVPEKALPLTLPHVESYEPSGSGESPLAKATDWLEIWYNYETGEYVPASQDKPAGDRWVRATRETNTMPQWAGSCWYYLRYIDPKNSDTFADRSKQDYWQVPDLYIGGAEHAVLHLLYARFWHKVLFDEGVVPTKEPFTKLFHQGIILGEDGQKMSKSRGNVINPNVIIDEYGADTLRLYLMFLGPLEAMKPWSSKGIEGVHRFLKKVWRCVVAEDGLSPKIKDSSDADDKETLKAINECIKKVTDDVENLRFNTAISAMMIFANHLQSTDSVSKDTVKKFIQLLAPFAPHIGEELWSRLGGEASITTAGWPAVDESALVVDEVNVVFQVMGKVRGQATVSKSATQDEVLAIAKADPKVAAHIDGKTIRKVIYVPGKILNIVAN; encoded by the coding sequence ATGGCAACAAAATCCTCCGACTACAACTTCAGCGAAATCGAGCCGTCCTGGCAAAAATACTGGGACGAGCGCAAGACCTTCGCGGCCTCCGACGAGACCGACAAGGAGAAGTACTACGTGCTCGACATGTTCCCCTATCCCTCGGGAGCAGGCCTGCACGTCGGCCACCCGGAGGGCTACACCGGTTCGGACATCCTCGCTCGCTACCAGCGCGCCAAGGGCAAAAACGTGCTGCACCCCATCGGATGGGACGCCTTCGGTCTGCCGACCGAGCAATACGCCATCCAGACCGGCCAGCCGCCGCAGGAAACCTCGGTCAAAAACATCGCCAACTTCCGCGAGCAGCTCCAGCGCATCGGCTTCTACTACGACTACGATCGCGAGGTGAACACCACCGATCCCAACTACTATCGTTGGACTCAGTGGATCTTCCTTCAGCTCTTCAAGCGCGGCCTGGCCTACGTCGACGAGCGCCCGGTCTGGTGGTGCGAAGCCCTCGGCACCGTGCTGGCCAACGAGGAGGTCATCGACGGAAAATCCGAGCGCGGCAGCCACCCAGTCGTTCGCAAGAACCTGCGCCAGTGGGTCTTGAAAATCACCGCCTACGCGGAACGCCTCCTGGAAGATCTCGACACCGTCGACTGGCCGTCCTCCACCAAGAAGATGCAGACCGAGTGGATCGGCAAGTCCACCGGCGCCACCGCTCGCTTCGGCATCGTGGACTCCGACAAGACGCTGGAAATCTACACCACCCGTCCGGACACCCTCATGGGCGTGACCTACATGGTCGTTTCCCCCGAGCATCCGCTCATCGACGAGCTCACCACGACAAGCAATGCGGAAGCGGTGCAGACCTACAAGCTGGCCGCGGCCAACAAGTCCGATCTGGAGCGCACCGACCTCGCCAAAGACAAAACCGGCGTCTTCACCGGCTCCTACGCCATCCACCCCATCACGGGAAAACAGATTCCGATCTGGGTGGCCGACTACGTTCTCATTTCCTACGGCACCGGCGCCATCATGGCAGTGCCCGCCCACGACACCCGCGACTTCGAGTTCGCTCAGCAGTTCAATCTGCCCATCGTGCCCGTCATCAAGGGCGGCGACGATGACGAACTCCCGTACATCGGCGACGGCGTGCTCATCAACTCCGGCGAATACGACGGTCTGCCCTGGCAGGAAGCCAAGGAAAAGATCACCGAATCCCTCGCCGCCAAGGGCCAAGGCGAGGCCTCCACCCAATACAAGCTGCGCGACTGGCTTTTCTCTCGCCAGCGCTACTGGGGCGAGCCTTTCCCTGTGGCATGGGTTTCCAAGTCCGACTACGACTCGGCTGTCGCCTCAGGCGTCCTCGAAGGTTGGATACCGGAACAACCAGTGGTGTTCGAAACCGAGTCCTCCACTCTCTACGCCCTACCCGTTCCGGAAAAGGCCCTTCCGCTCACCCTCCCGCATGTGGAATCCTACGAGCCGTCAGGCTCCGGCGAGTCTCCACTCGCGAAAGCCACCGACTGGCTGGAAATCTGGTACAACTACGAAACCGGCGAATACGTCCCTGCATCTCAGGATAAACCCGCTGGCGATCGCTGGGTGCGGGCCACTCGCGAGACCAACACCATGCCCCAGTGGGCCGGCTCCTGCTGGTACTACCTGCGCTACATCGATCCCAAAAATTCGGATACGTTCGCTGACCGCTCCAAGCAAGACTACTGGCAGGTGCCCGATCTCTACATCGGCGGGGCCGAACACGCGGTGCTTCACCTGCTCTACGCCCGTTTCTGGCACAAGGTGCTTTTCGACGAAGGCGTCGTGCCGACCAAGGAGCCTTTCACCAAACTCTTCCACCAAGGCATCATCCTCGGAGAAGATGGACAAAAGATGTCCAAGAGCCGCGGCAACGTCATCAACCCGAACGTCATCATCGACGAGTACGGAGCCGACACTCTGCGCCTCTACCTGATGTTCCTCGGACCGCTGGAAGCCATGAAGCCTTGGTCCAGCAAGGGCATCGAAGGCGTGCATCGCTTCCTCAAAAAAGTCTGGCGCTGCGTCGTCGCCGAAGACGGCCTGTCTCCAAAGATCAAGGACAGCTCCGACGCGGACGACAAGGAGACCCTAAAGGCTATCAACGAATGCATCAAGAAGGTCACCGACGACGTGGAAAACCTCCGCTTCAACACCGCCATCTCCGCCATGATGATCTTCGCCAACCACCTTCAGTCCACCGACTCGGTCAGCAAGGACACCGTCAAGAAGTTCATTCAACTCCTCGCCCCCTTCGCCCCGCACATCGGCGAAGAGCTGTGGAGCCGCCTAGGCGGCGAAGCCAGCATCACCACCGCAGGCTGGCCCGCAGTCGACGAATCCGCTCTGGTGGTCGACGAAGTCAATGTGGTCTTCCAAGTCATGGGCAAGGTCCGCGGCCAAGCGACCGTATCCAAAAGCGCAACACAGGACGAGGTGCTCGCCATCGCCAAGGCCGACCCCAAAGTCGCCGCCCATATCGACGGCAAAACCATTCGCAAAGTCATCTACGTCCCCGGAAAGATCCTAAACATCGTCGCCAACTAA
- a CDS encoding DUF5069 domain-containing protein encodes MIPPAPTETLANCMWLPRILGKARLIASGQLPESFARLFCSPHGMDGVFLKRFELTRDDIERFAALSDQAAARAFLDHPDVTPEKIEAWNRDAPQFGKPGYPLENVFPVALAERYPEVQRLKPQTVFEMLAADDARLRSSA; translated from the coding sequence ATGATCCCACCCGCGCCCACCGAAACGCTCGCCAACTGCATGTGGCTTCCCCGCATCCTCGGAAAAGCTCGCCTCATCGCGAGCGGCCAGCTCCCTGAATCCTTCGCCCGCCTCTTCTGTTCGCCACACGGCATGGACGGCGTCTTCCTCAAGCGCTTCGAACTGACTCGCGACGACATCGAACGCTTCGCTGCCCTCTCTGACCAAGCCGCCGCCCGCGCCTTTCTCGACCACCCCGATGTCACGCCCGAAAAAATCGAAGCCTGGAATCGCGACGCCCCCCAATTCGGCAAGCCCGGCTACCCGCTAGAAAACGTCTTCCCGGTCGCCCTCGCCGAACGCTACCCCGAAGTCCAGCGCCTCAAGCCCCAAACCGTCTTCGAAATGCTCGCTGCCGACGACGCTCGCCTGCGCTCCTCAGCCTAA
- a CDS encoding TetR/AcrR family transcriptional regulator, whose amino-acid sequence MSEIQSPAPRSSPKRDLLLATAFRLFNERGYHAVGIDTILAEAGVAKMTLYNHFKSKDELIAAALDRRAKDILVHRENALSQAGRDPFDKIAALFDGYGSWFRSADFKGCAFIRAVGEFPDADHPINQLVQEQKQALIDLIESFCEEAGADDPTSLAQQIYLLAEGAIVRAHTFSSPQAADLAKHAALTLLKAAIQRSHQDLPTHLL is encoded by the coding sequence ATGTCTGAAATCCAGTCGCCAGCCCCTCGCAGCTCTCCCAAACGGGATCTGCTGCTCGCCACCGCCTTCCGACTCTTCAACGAGCGCGGCTACCACGCGGTGGGCATCGACACCATTCTGGCTGAAGCGGGCGTGGCCAAGATGACCCTCTACAACCACTTCAAATCCAAGGACGAGCTCATCGCAGCCGCCCTCGATCGGCGAGCGAAGGACATCCTCGTCCATCGGGAAAACGCTCTTTCGCAGGCTGGCCGCGATCCCTTCGACAAGATCGCGGCTCTCTTCGACGGCTACGGCTCCTGGTTTCGCTCCGCCGACTTCAAGGGCTGCGCCTTCATTCGAGCGGTGGGCGAATTCCCCGACGCCGACCACCCGATCAATCAGCTTGTGCAAGAGCAGAAACAGGCCCTTATCGATCTCATCGAATCGTTCTGCGAAGAAGCCGGCGCCGACGACCCCACCTCGCTCGCCCAGCAAATCTACCTTCTGGCCGAAGGAGCCATCGTACGCGCCCACACCTTCAGTTCCCCCCAAGCGGCCGACCTAGCGAAACACGCCGCCCTCACCCTGCTCAAAGCAGCCATCCAGAGATCGCACCAGGACTTGCCCACCCACCTGCTGTGA
- a CDS encoding pyridoxamine 5'-phosphate oxidase family protein has translation MRNQYRRILQTEAVERAQLENYRRVGMVRDDGDRLIAMGLAERTFIAERDSFYLASANENGWPYVQHRGGAKGFLKVLDERRLAFADLEGNRQMISVGNVSANDRVSLFLMDYRARERLKIIGRAKVISPQDDPELASLLGLEPAGHGRIFVIEVVGFDWNCPKFITQRFTRVEVEEAMRPLRQRIEELEARLGELKSG, from the coding sequence ATGAGGAATCAATACAGACGGATATTGCAGACGGAGGCGGTTGAACGAGCCCAGCTCGAAAACTATAGACGGGTCGGTATGGTTCGCGATGATGGCGATCGACTGATTGCGATGGGCTTGGCCGAAAGGACGTTTATCGCGGAGCGCGACAGCTTTTATTTGGCGAGTGCAAACGAAAACGGCTGGCCGTACGTGCAGCACCGAGGCGGAGCGAAGGGGTTTTTGAAGGTCCTGGATGAGAGGCGGCTGGCCTTTGCGGACTTGGAGGGAAATCGTCAGATGATCAGCGTGGGCAATGTGTCGGCGAATGATCGGGTGTCGCTGTTTCTTATGGATTATCGAGCTCGCGAGCGGCTGAAGATCATCGGTCGGGCCAAGGTGATTTCGCCTCAGGATGATCCGGAGCTGGCGTCGTTGCTGGGGCTGGAGCCGGCGGGGCACGGGCGGATTTTCGTGATCGAGGTGGTGGGCTTCGACTGGAATTGCCCGAAGTTCATCACCCAGCGATTCACTCGGGTGGAAGTGGAGGAGGCGATGCGTCCGCTGCGCCAACGTATCGAGGAGCTGGAAGCTCGGTTGGGGGAACTCAAAAGCGGATGA